Within the Emticicia oligotrophica DSM 17448 genome, the region AATAACCGCCAAAAATATAAAGATGCTAATATTAGCGGTAACTTCACATTGATTCATAAGACTACGAACTGGTTACAATTTACAAACCGTTTGGGTGTTATGAATAATTCAAGAACTGGTAAAAATACAACTGGTAAGTTCTTGTACTCTGACTGGGCGAAATCAAAAGCTAATATTCCTTCACCTTGGTATTTTGATGGTGATGGCGAAGGTATCTATCGTGCAATTTCTGATATTCAAGGTAGTGTTTCTGATTATTCAACTACAGAAAACGTTATCAACAACGAATTCCAAGCTCAATTAACGAAAGATTTCGGTGCATTTGCCAATAAATTGATTTTAGGTAGCTCGATTTATCAACGTTATACAAAATCAATTTCTGTTGGTTCAAGCTCAATTGTAGTACCTGAAGTTTATAACGTAGCAAACCGTCAGGGAGAATTAACGGGTGGTGAATCAAATACAATGGAACGTAGATTTGGTTATTATGCCGATTTAACAACTAATTATAAGAACTGGTTGATTTTGAATGGTACTTTCCGTTATGATAATACTTCTCGTTTCTATAAGCCTACACGTCCGAAAAGCTATTATGCTTATCCTTATTATGGTGCAGGTGTTTCGTTTATTGCAACAGATGCCATTCCGGCAATCAAGAGTAATATCTTGAATTATGCTAAACTTCGTTTGAACTACAATAAAAACGCCAATGATAATATTCCATTGTATGGTCTTGACCTAGTGTATAACAATGGTGCTAACTTCCCTTACGGAAATACTGTTGGTTTGACTGTTGGTAATACGCTTCCTGATGCGTTCTTGAAGCCAGAAACTGTTTATTCTTCTGAAGTGGGTGGTGAATTCCAATTATTCAATAACCGAGTAACTTTAGATGTTTCAGCTTATTCTCAAACTTCAAAAGGACAGGTAATCACAGTTAAGATTCCAAATACAACTGGTTTCAGTAACTTGTTGATTAACGTTGGTGAAACAAAGAACTGGGGTTATGAAGCAGATTTGAAATACCTTCTTTTGAAGCGTGGAAAATTGGATTGGGATTTTGGCGTAAGATACTCGTTTAACGATAATAAAGTAATCGACTTGTATCCAGGTGTAAATGAATTCCAATATGGTGGATATTCTTATGCAAATACAAACGTAATCAAAGGTATGAGATTCCCAATGTTGAAGACAGATGGTTATCAATATGCTCCAGATGGCTCGGGTTATGTATTAGTTAATGGAACTACTGGTTATCCATTGAGAAACACTACGCTTACTTCACGTGGTGGTACACTTCCGCGTCATATTATTGGTTTAGGTTCTAAATTAGCTTATGGTAGCTTTGCATTCAACTTCAACTTCGAATATCGTGGTGGAAACGTAATGTTTAGTGACTTAGGTCGTCAGATGACATTTACAGGTTCAGGTGGATGGACTTCAGACCGTCTTCCACATATCTACCCTAACTCTGCAATCTTAAATGCAGATGGTAAGACTGTTACACCTAATACTACAGTAAATGTACGTGAAGCAGAATATGCTCTTTGGGTAGATAACTATCGTTTAATTTCTGAAAACTTCGTAAGTCCAGGTTGGTTCATCAAATTACGTGATATCAACTTCTCATACAGCATTCCAGAAAAATTACTCGCTAAAACTAAAGTTTTCTCAACAGCAAGTATTGCAATTTATGGTCGTAACTTGCTTACAATAGTTGATAAAAAGAACTACTATACTGACCCAGAATTTAGTTATACAACTGGTAATGGTTTGGGTATCAACAATACAACCCAAACACCTCCTGTTCGTCAGTATGGTGTGAACTTAAATTTATCATTCTAATTGCAAACTAAAACTAAACTCTCAAATGAAAATTAAATCAATATTAGCATTAGCATTTGTGACGTTGTTAGGGAGTGCTTGTAACGAGAAATTCTTAGACATCAACACAAATCCAAATACATTGCCAACAGCTTCGCCAAACTACGTGTTTACGAATGCGTTGAATACATCGGCAGCTAACATGGTCTCGCCAAGTGAAACGGGTTCTTACTGGTCAGGACAATGGACACAGTCAAATGGTTATATCATTTCGACAACTACCTTTGCGTATAACTTTACCAATGGTGATTTTAACTACTGGGATGGTTATTATGATAATTTGAATGATTATCAGTTTGTAATTAATAATGCAGATTCTTACAACCAAAAATTCTTGAAAGGGCCTGCGAAAATTATGAAAGCATTGTTATTCCAACAATTAGTTGATTTGTACGGAAACGTTCCATACTCTGATGCTTTGAAAGGGGTAAGTTCATTAGCACCAAAGTTTGATGACCAAAAAGCTGTATATGAAGAGCTTATCAAAACTTTAGATGAAGCAATTGTAGATATTAAAGCGAATGCTTTTGCAAGTGCATATACAGGTTCTGATATAGTATTTAAAGGAAATAATACTAAATGGATTAAGTTTGCAAATTCTTTGAAGATGAGAATTTTGATGCGTCAAGCAAGAGTTTCAGGTAGAGATTCGTATATCAAAACTGAAATTAATAAAATCGTTTCAGAGGGCTCTGGCTTTATAACTGGTGAAGATGTTGGCGTGGGTGGAACAAGCTTCTTCTTAGCAACTGCCGGTAAATTAAACCCAGTATATGATCGTTGGGGATATGATGCAACTGGTGCAAGAAGAGCATTGAATAACTTCCCACGTATTACGAAATTCTTGATTGATGAAATGAAAGCCAATAAAGATACACTTCGTATGAAAAGAATTGCTTACGCAGTTGGTAATGAAGGTGCAACTCCGGGTGTAAGTGCCAAAGCAGAAATTGCTTCAAACTATACAGGAACTCCTTTTGGTGCAAGTTCTGGTTATTTACCTGCCAATACATCGGCTGTTGGTCCAAGTCTTTTGGTAAAAGGTGAGTTTAATCGTTCTTATGTTGTCTTAACTGCTGCCGAAGTACAATTAAATTTGGCTGAAGCTAAGGAAAGATATCCAGATGTAACACTTCCAGGAACAGCTCAATCTTATTTTGAAGAAGGAATAGCTCAGTCATACCGTGCTTTGGGAGCTAAAGCAGCTGATGCCGCAGCATTTAAAGGAAGTGGTATCAATAACTATGATTACGTTGCATCAACTAATA harbors:
- a CDS encoding SusC/RagA family TonB-linked outer membrane protein — translated: MRKLLLASIMLVWAGFAFAQDKTVSGKVTSSEDGSPLPGVSVIVKGTSKGVTTDVNGVYKINTSGKSTLTFSFIGFATQTVELNNRTVVDVQLKTDASQLQEIVVTAQGIRKNLREIPYAYSKVSTDDITVGRSPQLAQALSGKVTGLAVYNVNNSVDPSVKIVLRGFRSLTGNNEALVVLNGMQTTSTVLALINPNDIESVSILKGGQAATLYGSAGINGALVITTKKGSKGKMRVNYSNSTNFEQINFLPDFQDKFGSGSHYYQSFGTAGYSTDPLVRMKENWRAYENQQFGDPFDGTMRIQGRVAEDGSKLLIPYSAIPNARRKAFDIGVSTNNQMSFQGGDDNGSYFLSVENQKINGIVPHDKSERTGVRASATRRFNKLESNFDASYTQAAYDRTSSDFYNDVINQPANLPLSDLRDWQTNPQANPNGYYNDYYNNPYFNADNNRQKYKDANISGNFTLIHKTTNWLQFTNRLGVMNNSRTGKNTTGKFLYSDWAKSKANIPSPWYFDGDGEGIYRAISDIQGSVSDYSTTENVINNEFQAQLTKDFGAFANKLILGSSIYQRYTKSISVGSSSIVVPEVYNVANRQGELTGGESNTMERRFGYYADLTTNYKNWLILNGTFRYDNTSRFYKPTRPKSYYAYPYYGAGVSFIATDAIPAIKSNILNYAKLRLNYNKNANDNIPLYGLDLVYNNGANFPYGNTVGLTVGNTLPDAFLKPETVYSSEVGGEFQLFNNRVTLDVSAYSQTSKGQVITVKIPNTTGFSNLLINVGETKNWGYEADLKYLLLKRGKLDWDFGVRYSFNDNKVIDLYPGVNEFQYGGYSYANTNVIKGMRFPMLKTDGYQYAPDGSGYVLVNGTTGYPLRNTTLTSRGGTLPRHIIGLGSKLAYGSFAFNFNFEYRGGNVMFSDLGRQMTFTGSGGWTSDRLPHIYPNSAILNADGKTVTPNTTVNVREAEYALWVDNYRLISENFVSPGWFIKLRDINFSYSIPEKLLAKTKVFSTASIAIYGRNLLTIVDKKNYYTDPEFSYTTGNGLGINNTTQTPPVRQYGVNLNLSF
- a CDS encoding SusD/RagB family nutrient-binding outer membrane lipoprotein, whose translation is MKIKSILALAFVTLLGSACNEKFLDINTNPNTLPTASPNYVFTNALNTSAANMVSPSETGSYWSGQWTQSNGYIISTTTFAYNFTNGDFNYWDGYYDNLNDYQFVINNADSYNQKFLKGPAKIMKALLFQQLVDLYGNVPYSDALKGVSSLAPKFDDQKAVYEELIKTLDEAIVDIKANAFASAYTGSDIVFKGNNTKWIKFANSLKMRILMRQARVSGRDSYIKTEINKIVSEGSGFITGEDVGVGGTSFFLATAGKLNPVYDRWGYDATGARRALNNFPRITKFLIDEMKANKDTLRMKRIAYAVGNEGATPGVSAKAEIASNYTGTPFGASSGYLPANTSAVGPSLLVKGEFNRSYVVLTAAEVQLNLAEAKERYPDVTLPGTAQSYFEEGIAQSYRALGAKAADAAAFKGSGINNYDYVASTNKLNAIAYQKWIAHSNLNGFEAWAEYRKTGIPSIPQSIQVVDNKRPVRVLYPNTESGSNSANVSAQGTIDYFTTRLFWDVD